A genome region from Labilibaculum antarcticum includes the following:
- the secDF gene encoding protein translocase subunit SecDF, translating to MRNKGAIRLLAIVFALVSLYQLTFTYVTKSVEKTAQEYGAGDNDKEQAYLDSIRGEGVYNFLWIKDYSYKECKELELNLGLDLKGGMNVTMEVSVVDIIKAMANNSKDETFVAAIAKAKAMQKDSQKEFVALFGEAFKSINPTAQLSSPDIFGTLELKDKIKFGATNAEVLKVIKKEADAAIDNTFNILRSRIDRFGVAQPNIQKADVSGRIIIELPGIKDAARVRKLLQGTASLEFWETYSANEVTEYLNAANEKLAAINALAEPTEDAVETVAEEVKEEAKGEDVALLDKIEETATDSVTDLDAKEIAKKYPLFSVLNPTQRGSSKAVVGMSHIKDTARVNQILAMPAVKSVMPRNLKFFWGVKSIDEGGNVFELFAIKVTSRDGKAPLDGDAVASARDQIDQNNAQAEVSMSMTGEGAKVWARLTKDNVNRAIAIVLDGYVYSAPNVISEIKGGQSSISGDFSITEAKDLANILKSGKLPAPAHIIADEVVGPSLGQESIQKGMWSFIIAFCLVLVYMFFFYSKGAGLTANVALIANLFFIFGILASLGAVLTLPGIAGIVLTIGMSVDANVLIYERIQEELKSGKGLSLAISDGYKNAYSAIIDGNITTLLTGIILYLFGEGPIKGFATTLVIGIFSSLFAAIFITRLILEASLKKNRNITFTTKFTDGWLRNSAIKFLEKRKIFYVISGIAILVSIGSLATRSLNQGIDFTGGRTYVVAFDQEVSVADISKSLETVFGHHPEVKTFGGDSQVKITTRYKIEEDGIEVDDEVEELLYTGLKPYLTDGTTKADFLSNNRKMSQKVGPTIADDIRQSAVWSILFALIVIFLYIMIRFSNWQYGLGAIAALAHDSIIVLGIFSLFYGRLPFSLEVDQAFIAAILTVVGYSINDTVVVFDRIREYIGLHPKRDRAEVVNSALNSTLRRTFSTSLSTMVVLLAIFIFGGTSIQGFTFALLVGVMVGTYSSLFIATPIAFDTSLRLQKAVAKKK from the coding sequence ATGCGAAATAAAGGAGCGATTCGTCTACTCGCTATAGTCTTTGCGCTGGTGAGTTTGTATCAGTTGACATTTACTTACGTTACCAAATCAGTTGAAAAGACAGCTCAGGAATACGGAGCTGGCGATAATGACAAGGAACAAGCTTATCTTGACTCCATTAGGGGTGAGGGAGTTTACAATTTTCTTTGGATTAAAGATTATTCTTACAAAGAGTGTAAAGAATTAGAGTTGAATCTTGGTCTTGACCTTAAGGGTGGTATGAATGTTACCATGGAGGTTTCTGTTGTTGATATTATTAAGGCCATGGCCAATAATAGCAAGGATGAAACTTTTGTAGCAGCCATAGCAAAAGCCAAAGCGATGCAAAAGGATAGTCAGAAAGAATTTGTTGCTCTTTTTGGGGAAGCATTCAAATCTATCAATCCTACAGCTCAATTGTCTTCTCCAGATATCTTTGGAACCTTAGAGTTAAAAGATAAAATTAAATTCGGAGCGACTAACGCTGAAGTGTTAAAAGTGATCAAAAAAGAGGCTGATGCCGCTATTGATAATACCTTTAACATTCTTCGTTCTCGTATTGACCGTTTCGGTGTAGCACAGCCAAATATTCAAAAAGCTGATGTTTCAGGTCGTATCATTATTGAACTTCCAGGGATTAAAGATGCTGCTCGTGTACGTAAGTTACTACAAGGAACTGCAAGTCTTGAATTCTGGGAAACTTATAGTGCTAACGAAGTAACTGAGTATTTAAATGCTGCAAACGAAAAATTAGCAGCGATTAATGCGCTTGCTGAACCTACTGAAGATGCAGTAGAAACAGTTGCTGAAGAGGTTAAGGAGGAAGCGAAAGGTGAAGATGTTGCTCTTTTAGATAAAATTGAAGAAACAGCTACAGATTCTGTAACAGATCTTGATGCAAAAGAAATTGCTAAAAAATACCCGCTTTTCTCTGTTTTAAATCCTACACAAAGAGGATCTTCTAAAGCAGTTGTTGGTATGTCTCACATCAAAGATACTGCAAGAGTAAATCAAATTTTGGCAATGCCAGCTGTTAAGTCAGTAATGCCTCGTAATTTGAAATTCTTCTGGGGTGTTAAATCCATTGATGAGGGCGGAAATGTATTTGAATTGTTCGCTATTAAAGTAACAAGCCGCGATGGAAAAGCTCCATTAGATGGTGATGCTGTTGCTTCTGCTCGTGATCAAATCGATCAAAACAATGCGCAGGCAGAAGTTTCGATGAGTATGACTGGTGAAGGTGCTAAAGTATGGGCCCGTTTAACCAAGGATAATGTTAATCGTGCCATTGCAATTGTTTTGGATGGATATGTTTACTCTGCTCCAAATGTGATTAGTGAAATTAAAGGTGGACAGTCTAGTATTAGTGGAGATTTCTCGATTACTGAGGCGAAAGATCTTGCAAACATATTGAAGTCGGGTAAATTACCTGCTCCTGCTCATATTATTGCTGATGAAGTTGTTGGTCCATCATTGGGACAAGAATCAATTCAAAAAGGTATGTGGTCTTTCATCATCGCTTTCTGCTTGGTGTTAGTATATATGTTTTTCTTCTATAGTAAAGGTGCGGGTCTTACTGCAAATGTTGCATTGATTGCCAACTTGTTCTTCATATTTGGAATATTAGCTTCCTTGGGTGCTGTGTTAACTTTACCTGGTATTGCGGGTATTGTATTAACAATTGGTATGTCGGTTGATGCGAACGTACTTATTTATGAACGTATTCAGGAAGAGCTAAAAAGTGGTAAAGGATTAAGTCTTGCTATCTCTGATGGATACAAGAATGCATATTCGGCGATTATTGATGGTAACATTACAACTCTTTTAACTGGTATTATTCTTTACCTTTTTGGTGAAGGTCCAATTAAAGGTTTTGCAACTACATTGGTAATTGGTATTTTCTCCTCTTTATTTGCAGCAATCTTTATCACCCGATTAATTTTGGAAGCTTCTCTTAAAAAGAATCGTAACATTACTTTTACAACTAAATTTACTGATGGTTGGTTGCGTAATTCAGCAATTAAATTTCTTGAGAAAAGAAAAATATTCTATGTGATTTCAGGTATTGCGATTCTTGTTAGTATTGGATCTCTTGCAACAAGAAGTTTAAATCAAGGTATCGATTTTACCGGAGGTAGAACATATGTTGTTGCTTTCGATCAGGAAGTTTCAGTTGCAGATATTTCTAAGTCGTTAGAAACTGTTTTTGGACACCATCCAGAAGTGAAAACTTTTGGTGGAGATTCTCAGGTGAAAATTACTACAAGATATAAAATTGAAGAAGATGGTATTGAGGTTGATGATGAAGTAGAAGAATTGCTTTACACAGGTTTGAAGCCATATTTGACCGATGGAACTACTAAAGCTGATTTCCTTTCGAACAACAGAAAAATGTCGCAAAAAGTTGGTCCTACTATTGCTGATGATATTCGTCAGTCTGCAGTTTGGTCAATCTTGTTTGCTCTTATCGTGATTTTCCTTTACATCATGATTCGTTTCTCGAACTGGCAGTATGGTTTAGGAGCTATAGCTGCTCTTGCTCATGATTCAATCATTGTATTGGGTATTTTCTCATTGTTTTACGGAAGGTTGCCATTCTCACTTGAGGTAGATCAGGCATTTATTGCGGCGATACTTACGGTGGTAGGTTATTCTATAAATGATACCGTGGTTGTTTTTGACCGTATTCGTGAGTACATTGGATTGCATCCAAAACGTGATCGCGCTGAGGTTGTGAATAGTGCCTTGAATAGTACATTGCGTCGTACTTTTAGTACTTCGTTATCTACAATGGTAGTATTATTAGCCATCTTTATTTTCGGTGGAACTTCAATCCAAGGATTTACATTTGCATTGTTAGTCGGAGTAATGGTAGGTACCTATTCTTCACTTTTCATTGCAACACCAATTGCTTTTGACACAAGTTTACGTCTTCAAAAAGCGGTTGCTAAAAAGAAATAA
- the tatA gene encoding twin-arginine translocase TatA/TatE family subunit, whose translation MDGILLFISGGEIVVVLVVILLLFGSKKIPELAQGLGKGMKEFKRATEDIKTEIKKESEILDNIKDFKNDLTKKL comes from the coding sequence ATGGATGGTATTCTTTTATTTATTAGTGGCGGCGAAATAGTTGTTGTACTGGTTGTTATTCTTTTGTTGTTCGGATCAAAAAAGATTCCAGAATTAGCTCAAGGATTAGGGAAAGGTATGAAGGAGTTCAAACGAGCAACTGAAGATATTAAAACAGAGATCAAGAAGGAATCAGAGATTCTTGATAATATCAAGGATTTTAAGAATGACCTTACTAAGAAATTGTAA
- a CDS encoding tRNA1(Val) (adenine(37)-N6)-methyltransferase codes for MANNYFEFKQFRIDQEGSAMKVGTDGVLLGAWADISKANRILDVGTGTGLIAMMIAQRSNSEVKIDAVEIESSSYQQAVNNFENCPWSLKINAFHLSFQDFCQSTTARYDAIVSNPPYFLNGLKAKGESRTQARHADHLPFEDLLEGAIKLLTESGILSVVLPVEEGEYFERLARLTGFYLKRKFSVLPNPGKPVKRYLLEFCLQKCEPQFAELIVENGQRHVYSPEYIDLTKDYYLKF; via the coding sequence ATGGCAAATAACTATTTTGAGTTTAAACAGTTTCGAATCGATCAGGAGGGTTCTGCTATGAAAGTGGGTACGGATGGTGTTCTACTTGGTGCTTGGGCAGATATTTCGAAAGCCAATCGAATTTTGGATGTTGGAACAGGAACTGGCCTTATTGCAATGATGATAGCTCAGAGGAGTAATTCGGAAGTCAAAATTGATGCTGTCGAGATTGAATCATCCTCTTATCAACAAGCTGTTAATAACTTCGAAAATTGTCCGTGGAGTTTAAAAATTAATGCATTTCATCTTTCTTTTCAGGATTTTTGCCAAAGTACTACAGCTAGGTACGATGCGATTGTAAGTAATCCGCCTTATTTTTTGAATGGTTTAAAAGCGAAAGGTGAATCGCGCACACAGGCTCGTCATGCCGATCATTTGCCCTTTGAAGATTTATTGGAAGGAGCAATTAAACTATTGACAGAATCAGGAATTTTATCTGTTGTTCTGCCTGTTGAAGAAGGAGAATATTTTGAGCGATTGGCAAGATTAACTGGTTTTTATCTGAAAAGGAAGTTTTCGGTTCTTCCTAATCCTGGGAAACCGGTTAAAAGGTATTTACTCGAATTTTGTTTGCAGAAGTGTGAGCCTCAATTCGCCGAATTAATAGTGGAAAATGGACAAAGACATGTTTATTCTCCCGAATATATTGATCTCACAAAAGACTATTATTTAAAGTTTTAA
- a CDS encoding calcium/sodium antiporter, which produces MDYLYLFIGFVILLYSGDLLVKGGVAISSHFKVSTLVVGVTVVSFGTSAPELFVSLDAALHGSPDIAIGNVIGSNIANITLVLGFTAILMPLPVRSNSIKFDWPFMMGASILFYLFILNQQLEYYEGIIFVILLIVFMVWTIWKSRKESRGLSTEFKSAKHSIFSSVLLIIAASVGLYFGANLLVDSAKNIALDFGVSERVVGLTLVAFGTSVPELATSAVAAYKKEMDISIGNIIGSNIFNILGVLGVTSIIKNIFVSQPIISSDIFVMLGVSFLLFLLILPLHKGKLQRWKGFLLLSVYLIYIYSVFTK; this is translated from the coding sequence ATGGACTATTTATATCTTTTTATAGGTTTCGTTATCCTTTTATATAGCGGTGATTTGTTGGTGAAAGGTGGAGTGGCGATCTCATCTCATTTTAAGGTATCCACTCTTGTTGTTGGTGTAACTGTTGTTTCGTTTGGAACATCGGCACCTGAGCTTTTTGTTAGTTTAGACGCGGCTCTTCATGGTAGCCCGGATATTGCCATTGGTAATGTTATTGGTTCTAATATTGCCAATATTACCTTGGTGCTTGGTTTTACGGCTATTTTAATGCCGTTACCGGTTCGAAGTAATTCAATAAAATTTGATTGGCCTTTTATGATGGGTGCATCAATCCTATTTTATCTTTTTATTTTGAATCAACAATTGGAGTATTACGAAGGAATCATCTTTGTAATTCTTTTGATTGTATTTATGGTGTGGACAATATGGAAATCAAGAAAGGAGAGTCGGGGACTATCGACCGAGTTCAAATCTGCTAAACATTCAATATTTAGTTCTGTGCTATTAATTATTGCAGCCTCAGTAGGTTTATATTTTGGCGCAAATTTATTGGTAGATAGCGCTAAAAATATCGCACTCGATTTTGGGGTGAGTGAACGCGTCGTTGGATTAACTTTGGTGGCTTTCGGAACATCAGTTCCTGAGTTGGCAACTTCGGCTGTTGCAGCTTATAAGAAGGAAATGGATATATCCATTGGAAATATTATTGGTTCTAATATATTTAATATTTTAGGGGTATTGGGAGTTACATCAATCATTAAAAATATTTTTGTTAGTCAGCCAATCATATCATCCGATATTTTCGTCATGTTAGGTGTATCTTTTCTTTTGTTTTTACTGATTTTGCCCTTGCATAAAGGAAAACTTCAGCGTTGGAAAGGATTTTTACTGCTTTCGGTTTATTTGATTTATATCTATTCGGTTTTCACGAAGTAA
- the mdh gene encoding malate dehydrogenase — MKITVVGAGNVGATCANCIAQKELANELIIVDIKDGLSEGKALDMWQTAPINYYDTRVKGVTNDYAATAGSEVVVITSGLPRKPGMSRDDLISINAGIVKSVTENVIAHSPDAIIIIVSNPLDVMTYAAFLTAKKARNKVFGMAGVLDTARYRAFLAEELNVSPKDIQALLMGGHGDTMVPLPRYTTVAGIPVTDLIEEEKLNAIIERTKFGGGELVNLMGTSAWYAPGAAAAQMVEAIVRDQKRIFPVCALLDGEYGMKDIFLGVPVVLGKNGIEKVIEVKLNKDEMELLEGSAVAVKSVMKVLDEMNIFA, encoded by the coding sequence ATGAAAATTACCGTTGTAGGTGCAGGAAATGTTGGAGCAACTTGTGCAAATTGCATTGCTCAAAAAGAATTAGCAAACGAATTAATTATTGTTGACATCAAAGATGGATTGTCAGAGGGGAAAGCATTAGATATGTGGCAAACCGCTCCAATCAATTATTACGATACAAGAGTTAAAGGGGTAACAAATGATTATGCTGCTACTGCAGGATCAGAAGTTGTTGTTATTACATCAGGTCTTCCACGTAAACCGGGGATGAGTCGTGATGACTTAATTTCTATTAATGCAGGTATTGTAAAATCAGTTACCGAAAATGTAATAGCTCATTCTCCTGATGCAATTATTATTATCGTATCAAATCCTTTGGATGTTATGACTTATGCTGCTTTTTTAACAGCTAAAAAAGCACGTAACAAAGTATTTGGTATGGCTGGAGTTTTGGATACGGCTCGTTACCGTGCTTTCCTTGCAGAAGAATTAAATGTTTCTCCTAAGGATATTCAGGCATTGTTAATGGGTGGACACGGTGATACCATGGTTCCACTTCCTCGTTATACTACTGTTGCTGGTATTCCTGTAACAGATTTAATCGAAGAAGAAAAATTGAATGCAATTATCGAAAGAACTAAATTCGGTGGTGGTGAGCTAGTAAACTTGATGGGAACTTCAGCTTGGTATGCTCCAGGTGCTGCAGCTGCTCAAATGGTTGAAGCTATTGTTCGCGATCAAAAAAGAATTTTCCCTGTATGTGCCTTGTTGGATGGCGAATATGGAATGAAAGATATTTTCTTGGGAGTACCAGTAGTTTTAGGTAAAAACGGTATTGAGAAAGTAATCGAGGTGAAATTGAATAAAGATGAAATGGAATTGTTGGAAGGTTCAGCAGTAGCCGTTAAATCAGTAATGAAAGTGTTAGATGAAATGAATATTTTTGCTTAG
- a CDS encoding TIGR02757 family protein: MRTTNFSFSDLKEFLEEKYDLYNRESFITTDPIQIPRTFSKKEDVEIAGFLSASIAWGQRPTIIRNAKWLVDRMDQQPHEFILNASNTDFEVFKSFKHRTFNGDDCIFFLKALQNIYKNHGGLENVFAKGTDDSGTVKGALAYFRDVFFEAEHLDRSQKHISNVMKKSAAKRLNMYLRWMVRNDDRGVDFGLWDQISSADLYLPLDVHTGNVGRKLGLLTRKQNDWQAVEEITKNLGKFDPADPIKYDYALFGLGAFEKF; encoded by the coding sequence ATGAGAACAACTAATTTTTCATTTTCGGATTTAAAAGAATTTTTGGAAGAGAAATACGATTTATACAATCGGGAATCTTTCATTACCACCGATCCTATCCAAATTCCACGCACTTTTTCAAAGAAAGAAGATGTTGAAATTGCAGGTTTCTTGAGCGCAAGTATTGCTTGGGGACAAAGACCAACTATAATTCGGAATGCCAAGTGGTTGGTTGATAGAATGGATCAACAGCCTCATGAATTTATTCTGAATGCTTCCAATACCGATTTCGAAGTCTTCAAATCATTTAAGCATCGTACTTTTAACGGTGATGATTGTATTTTCTTTTTAAAAGCCTTACAAAATATTTATAAAAACCACGGAGGGTTGGAAAATGTTTTCGCAAAAGGCACTGATGATTCAGGTACTGTAAAAGGCGCATTAGCCTATTTTAGGGATGTGTTTTTTGAAGCTGAGCACTTGGACCGAAGTCAGAAACATATCTCGAATGTAATGAAGAAATCTGCGGCAAAGCGATTGAACATGTATTTGAGGTGGATGGTTCGCAATGATGATCGTGGGGTTGATTTCGGTTTGTGGGATCAAATATCATCGGCAGATTTATATTTGCCTTTAGATGTGCATACAGGAAATGTGGGTCGTAAATTGGGTTTGCTAACAAGAAAACAAAACGATTGGCAAGCTGTTGAGGAAATAACAAAAAATCTAGGAAAGTTTGATCCTGCAGATCCCATTAAATACGACTATGCCTTATTTGGCTTGGGTGCTTTTGAAAAATTTTAG
- a CDS encoding ABC transporter ATP-binding protein, with the protein MITANQIKKSFGTVDVLKGIDLNITKGEIVSVVGASGAGKTTLLQILGTLERPDSGKVFFDGVDITSYNEKELSAFRNSNIGFVFQFHHLLPEFTAIENVCLPAYIAKKSKAEATSKAKELLEMLNLGHRMDHKPSELSGGEKQRVAVARALINDPVVILADEPSGNLDSKTRQELHELFFTLRDRFNQTFVIVTHDSELADLSDRKIVISDGLIDENN; encoded by the coding sequence ATGATAACAGCTAATCAAATTAAAAAGAGTTTTGGAACAGTTGATGTCTTGAAGGGAATCGATCTGAATATTACAAAAGGAGAAATTGTTTCTGTGGTTGGTGCCAGTGGAGCAGGTAAAACAACGCTTTTGCAAATCCTCGGGACTTTAGAACGTCCTGATTCAGGGAAGGTATTTTTCGATGGTGTTGATATTACATCTTATAATGAGAAAGAGTTATCTGCATTCCGAAATTCAAACATTGGCTTTGTGTTTCAGTTTCATCATTTGCTTCCTGAATTTACAGCCATAGAGAATGTTTGTCTTCCAGCATATATTGCAAAAAAATCTAAAGCCGAAGCCACTTCCAAAGCAAAGGAATTATTGGAAATGCTGAACCTTGGTCATCGAATGGATCACAAACCTTCCGAACTTTCAGGTGGGGAGAAGCAGAGAGTTGCTGTGGCTAGAGCCCTGATTAACGATCCTGTTGTGATTTTGGCTGATGAACCTTCTGGTAATCTAGATTCAAAAACCCGTCAGGAACTTCATGAATTGTTTTTTACTTTGCGCGATCGTTTCAATCAAACATTTGTGATCGTAACTCACGATTCGGAATTGGCAGATTTGTCTGACCGGAAAATTGTTATTTCAGATGGTTTAATTGATGAGAACAACTAA
- the glmM gene encoding phosphoglucosamine mutase, whose amino-acid sequence MALIKSISGIRGTIGGQVGDGLSPLDVVKFSAAYGTWVLRRNNGKKVKVVVGRDARISGEMVDMLVVGTLLGLGIDVVEIGLATTPTTEIAVTGENAQGGIILTASHNPKQWNALKLLDEKGEFLNDIDGKIVLSIADNEDFIFADVDDLGHLSHVDDYTQKHIDHVLSLDLVDADAIRKANFTVAVDAVNSVGGIVIPQLLKALGVETVVELYCEPNGQFPHNPEPLPEHLTEIASVMKKGKADVGFVVDPDVDRLAIVNEDGSMFGEEYTLVACADYVLANTPGNTVSNLSSTRALRDITEKHGGTYEASAVGEVNVVTKMKENKAVIGGEGNGGVIYPASHYGRDSLVGVALILTHMAKTNKKASELRASYPNYFISKNKIQLTPEIDVDAVLVAMKEKYKNEKVNDIDGVKIDFASEWVHLRKSNTEPIIRIYSESKNEATANQLAEKIISEIKEIIN is encoded by the coding sequence ATGGCATTAATTAAATCAATTTCCGGAATCAGAGGAACGATTGGCGGTCAGGTGGGAGATGGATTAAGTCCTCTTGATGTTGTTAAATTTTCAGCGGCATATGGTACTTGGGTTTTGCGCAGAAACAACGGGAAAAAAGTAAAAGTTGTTGTTGGACGAGATGCTCGTATTTCTGGAGAAATGGTTGATATGCTCGTGGTTGGAACTCTTTTAGGGTTGGGGATTGATGTTGTGGAAATAGGTTTGGCTACCACTCCAACTACCGAAATTGCTGTTACTGGAGAAAACGCTCAAGGAGGTATTATTTTAACCGCCAGTCATAATCCAAAACAATGGAATGCATTAAAACTATTGGATGAAAAGGGCGAATTTCTTAATGATATAGATGGCAAAATCGTTTTGTCGATTGCTGATAATGAAGATTTTATTTTTGCAGATGTTGACGATTTAGGTCATCTTTCTCATGTGGATGATTACACACAAAAACACATCGATCACGTTTTATCACTCGATTTGGTAGATGCAGATGCAATTAGGAAAGCCAATTTCACCGTTGCGGTTGATGCCGTAAATTCAGTAGGCGGAATTGTGATTCCTCAATTATTGAAAGCATTGGGTGTTGAGACTGTAGTTGAATTGTACTGCGAACCCAACGGACAATTCCCACATAATCCGGAGCCACTTCCTGAGCATTTAACAGAAATTGCCTCAGTAATGAAAAAAGGCAAGGCTGATGTGGGTTTTGTAGTAGATCCTGATGTGGATCGTTTGGCTATTGTAAATGAAGACGGCAGCATGTTTGGTGAAGAATATACTTTAGTGGCTTGCGCTGATTACGTATTGGCAAATACCCCTGGAAATACCGTTTCTAATCTTTCATCAACCCGTGCTTTGCGCGATATTACTGAAAAACATGGAGGAACATACGAAGCTTCAGCTGTTGGTGAGGTTAATGTGGTAACCAAGATGAAAGAGAATAAGGCTGTAATTGGTGGAGAGGGAAATGGTGGAGTTATTTATCCTGCAAGTCATTATGGTCGTGACTCTTTAGTTGGAGTTGCATTAATCCTGACTCACATGGCAAAAACAAATAAAAAAGCTTCTGAGTTAAGAGCAAGCTATCCGAATTATTTCATCTCAAAAAATAAAATCCAGCTAACTCCAGAAATTGATGTTGATGCGGTTTTAGTTGCCATGAAGGAGAAATATAAAAATGAGAAAGTGAATGATATAGATGGTGTGAAGATTGATTTTGCATCAGAATGGGTTCATCTTCGTAAATCAAATACCGAACCTATTATTCGAATTTATTCGGAAAGTAAAAATGAAGCGACTGCAAACCAATTGGCAGAGAAAATCATTTCCGAGATAAAGGAAATCATTAATTAG
- a CDS encoding saccharopine dehydrogenase C-terminal domain-containing protein: MKNILIIGAGLSATSLIQYLLKHSENNNWKITVGDMSLESAQKKINNHPNGIALRFNLKDLEQRTEEISAADIVVSMVPASMHVIVAKECLRHGKHLLTPSYVSPEMMELDEEAKEKGLSFLNELGVDPGLDHMSAMKIINRIKERGGKIETFKSFCGGLVAPDCDSNPWNYKLSWNPRNVVLAGQGTAQFKENGHYKYIPYHKLFSTLTKTQISGYDDFEVYPNRDSLQYCDLYGLKDIPTIMRGTMRRPGYCEAWDVLVQLGCTDDTYEMKGSHKLTYLDYLLSFLPDSEKSVEENLADFTKIGTNSIIMNKLKWLGLFSDEIVGLKNATPALILQKILEQKWALEPSDRDLLVMQHLFDFEVNGKKKRIISSMTFEGSDRENTAMSYTVGTPLAIATKLLAKDQINLKGVQIPISPELYEPILAELENLGIQFIEEEIDL, encoded by the coding sequence ATGAAAAATATTCTAATTATTGGCGCAGGTCTTTCAGCAACCAGTTTAATTCAATACTTATTAAAACATTCTGAAAACAACAATTGGAAAATTACAGTTGGTGATATGTCTCTTGAAAGTGCACAGAAAAAAATCAACAATCACCCTAATGGGATAGCTCTCCGATTTAATTTAAAGGACTTAGAACAAAGAACCGAAGAGATTTCGGCGGCTGATATTGTTGTAAGTATGGTTCCTGCTTCTATGCACGTTATTGTTGCCAAGGAGTGTTTGCGGCATGGGAAACACCTGTTAACACCATCCTATGTATCTCCTGAGATGATGGAATTAGACGAAGAAGCCAAAGAAAAAGGTCTTTCCTTTCTGAATGAACTTGGAGTTGATCCGGGACTTGATCATATGTCGGCCATGAAAATAATCAATCGGATTAAAGAACGTGGCGGAAAAATAGAAACATTTAAATCGTTTTGCGGTGGCTTGGTAGCTCCAGACTGTGATAGCAACCCTTGGAATTATAAACTTTCGTGGAATCCCAGAAATGTTGTGTTGGCAGGACAAGGAACCGCACAATTCAAAGAAAACGGTCATTACAAATACATTCCTTATCACAAACTATTCTCTACTCTTACGAAAACCCAAATTTCGGGCTATGACGATTTTGAAGTTTATCCAAACAGAGATTCATTACAATATTGTGATTTATATGGACTGAAAGATATTCCAACCATTATGAGAGGAACCATGCGCCGACCTGGTTACTGCGAAGCCTGGGATGTACTTGTTCAATTGGGCTGTACCGATGACACTTATGAAATGAAAGGATCTCACAAGCTTACCTATCTCGATTATTTATTAAGCTTTTTACCCGATAGTGAAAAATCAGTGGAAGAAAACTTAGCAGACTTTACAAAAATAGGTACGAACTCCATTATAATGAATAAACTAAAATGGCTTGGTTTATTTTCCGATGAAATCGTAGGTTTAAAAAATGCCACTCCCGCATTGATTCTTCAGAAAATTCTGGAACAAAAATGGGCTCTTGAACCTTCAGACAGAGATCTGCTGGTAATGCAGCACCTTTTTGATTTTGAAGTCAACGGCAAAAAGAAAAGAATCATTTCATCGATGACCTTTGAAGGAAGTGATAGAGAAAATACGGCCATGTCTTATACCGTTGGAACTCCTTTAGCCATAGCAACAAAACTACTAGCTAAAGATCAGATTAATTTGAAAGGAGTTCAAATTCCTATTTCTCCTGAACTTTACGAACCAATTTTGGCCGAACTGGAAAATTTGGGCATACAATTTATCGAAGAAGAAATAGATTTATAG
- a CDS encoding retropepsin-like aspartic protease, whose translation MKIEIPIEIIELENESFHLLIRCKVNASHEGDLVVDTGASKTVLDRNFVPAYEVSDNQISEIKSRGLGEGSLITEMVKIDSFQLGDLLVNDFHCALIDLAGINEMYREHCHREICGLLGSDFLLKHRGIIDYGRQILQLELF comes from the coding sequence ATGAAAATTGAGATTCCAATAGAAATAATAGAACTTGAAAACGAAAGTTTTCATCTTTTAATAAGATGCAAAGTGAATGCTAGTCACGAAGGAGATTTGGTAGTTGATACCGGAGCTTCAAAAACAGTTTTAGATCGTAATTTTGTTCCTGCTTACGAGGTATCCGACAATCAAATATCAGAAATTAAATCACGGGGTTTGGGTGAAGGAAGCTTAATTACCGAAATGGTTAAGATAGATTCATTCCAATTAGGAGATCTTTTGGTAAATGATTTTCATTGTGCACTAATCGATCTTGCTGGCATAAATGAGATGTATCGGGAGCATTGTCATCGGGAAATTTGCGGATTACTTGGGAGTGACTTTCTTTTAAAGCATCGGGGAATTATTGATTATGGGCGACAAATTCTGCAATTGGAATTATTTTAA